Proteins encoded within one genomic window of Pararhizobium capsulatum DSM 1112:
- a CDS encoding PhoX family protein, with protein sequence MSDRQKTRARPNPRRAFSSSYGEILAEGVNRRTVLKGLFGSAAIAAFGHGLSTVRAEAATTSTLTFEELQRVRDTADHWPKGYSRQIVARWGDALFTDSPAFDIASLDGKAAERQFGYNNDFTQFLPLPQGSMTADHGLMVVSHEYATPYLMFPGLTVEDYREKLSENQIRALMGCLGVSVFEVKKTGKEWKVLDSQYNRRVHMSTEMDISGPAAGDDRLKTKADPTGRKVFGTISNCNGGITPWGTMLSGEEGAMDVFAGDYKTLPNQELVERQGWDEDENDIYSVSRVEPRFKFEEEPNEWMRFDWVVEIDPFDPEAKPVKRTSLGRMTHEGAQVTVAPDGRVVVFMGDDDDFEYLYRFVTRDPWNPNDRAANKNLLDEGTLSVAKFSSDGTMTWLPLVAGSGPLTAEAGFATQADVALNTRAAADLVGATPMDAPEGFVPHHGTGKLYVAMTENEDRLVAGGGDERETVNVANPRGPNPHGHLLELVPPGAPDKPDHAADTFKWDVFVLCGDPAKAEDEAMFNPGTSASGWFTDPDNLGVDPAGRLWVTTDGPPPEGIADSMYVMDTEGPGRALPKLFYIAPVGSECCSPTFTPDGTNVFVSIQHPGELRLSDNEDATAIADAGTAWPDFAADMPARPSLIVITRDDKGIVGN encoded by the coding sequence ATGTCAGACCGTCAGAAGACCCGCGCCCGACCAAATCCACGACGTGCCTTTTCCTCATCCTATGGCGAAATCCTCGCTGAAGGCGTTAATCGCCGTACCGTCCTCAAGGGTCTTTTCGGATCAGCAGCGATAGCCGCTTTCGGGCATGGTTTGTCCACCGTTCGTGCAGAGGCGGCAACGACATCGACGCTGACCTTCGAGGAATTGCAACGGGTTCGCGATACCGCCGATCACTGGCCGAAGGGCTATAGCCGCCAGATCGTCGCGCGCTGGGGCGATGCCTTGTTCACGGATAGCCCCGCCTTTGATATCGCCAGTCTCGACGGCAAGGCAGCAGAACGCCAGTTCGGCTACAACAACGACTTCACCCAATTTCTGCCGCTGCCACAGGGCTCAATGACAGCCGACCACGGGCTGATGGTCGTCAGCCACGAATATGCGACGCCCTACCTGATGTTTCCCGGCCTCACCGTCGAGGACTACCGCGAAAAGCTGAGCGAAAACCAGATCCGCGCACTGATGGGCTGTCTTGGCGTCAGCGTTTTCGAGGTCAAGAAAACGGGCAAAGAATGGAAGGTCCTCGACAGTCAATACAACCGGCGCGTTCATATGAGCACGGAGATGGACATTTCCGGTCCGGCTGCCGGCGATGACCGCCTGAAGACCAAGGCCGACCCGACAGGCCGGAAAGTCTTCGGCACGATCTCCAACTGCAATGGCGGCATCACGCCCTGGGGCACGATGCTGTCCGGCGAAGAAGGCGCAATGGATGTCTTTGCCGGCGACTACAAGACGCTTCCGAACCAGGAACTGGTCGAGCGTCAAGGCTGGGACGAGGACGAGAACGACATCTATTCCGTCAGCCGCGTCGAGCCACGCTTCAAGTTCGAGGAAGAGCCGAACGAATGGATGCGTTTCGACTGGGTGGTTGAGATTGACCCGTTTGACCCCGAAGCCAAACCGGTGAAGCGCACATCGCTCGGTCGCATGACGCATGAAGGTGCGCAGGTGACAGTCGCGCCCGACGGTCGCGTCGTGGTTTTCATGGGTGACGACGATGATTTTGAATATCTCTATCGGTTCGTTACCCGCGATCCGTGGAACCCGAATGATCGTGCGGCCAACAAGAACCTGCTGGATGAAGGCACCCTGTCCGTGGCCAAGTTTTCCAGTGACGGCACCATGACATGGTTGCCGCTGGTTGCGGGTAGCGGTCCGTTGACGGCGGAAGCCGGCTTCGCGACCCAGGCAGACGTGGCCCTGAATACCCGCGCCGCTGCCGATCTTGTCGGGGCCACACCGATGGACGCGCCGGAAGGCTTCGTTCCCCATCACGGTACGGGCAAGCTTTATGTCGCGATGACCGAGAACGAAGACCGGCTGGTGGCTGGCGGAGGCGATGAACGCGAAACCGTCAATGTCGCCAATCCGCGCGGCCCCAATCCGCACGGCCACCTGCTCGAACTCGTGCCGCCCGGCGCGCCGGACAAGCCGGATCATGCCGCCGATACGTTCAAGTGGGATGTTTTCGTGCTGTGCGGCGATCCTGCCAAAGCGGAGGACGAAGCGATGTTCAACCCGGGCACCTCGGCATCGGGCTGGTTTACCGATCCCGATAATCTGGGTGTCGATCCCGCCGGTCGCCTCTGGGTTACCACCGACGGTCCGCCGCCGGAAGGCATCGCCGACTCCATGTATGTGATGGACACGGAAGGCCCGGGACGAGCCTTGCCAAAGCTGTTCTACATCGCGCCGGTCGGTTCGGAATGCTGCTCGCCCACCTTCACGCCAGACGGAACGAATGTCTTCGTTTCTATCCAGCATCCGGGCGAACTGCGCCTCTCCGACAACGAAGATGCAACCGCGATTGCCGATGCAGGTACGGCATGGCCGGATTTCGCCGCGGATATGCCGGCGCGCCCCTCGCTGATCGTGATCACCCGCGACGACAAAGGCATCGTCGGGAACTGA